The genomic DNA AGCAGAGAACCTCTCTTCTTGAATCTAAGAGCCTGAAGTTCACAATCACAATTACCAGAAACCAGAgcccagctcccccctcccccaaataATAAAAACAAGCCTTCTCAGCTATgggcaaaaataaaataaaacgaaGACAAAAAGGAAAGGTCCCAATCCATGGACTAAGAAGGCTCAAGAAGAACAGGAGCCAGCTAGAGGTGAAGAAAGGCCTTTGACAACTTGAGGAAAGGGAAAAGAAACAAATATCCCAAAAGCAAATAAGAGGCCCAAGGCTggaagtgacagtattgggcatgaGACTGGGCTCCACAAATAACCAAGACAGAATGATCATGACAACTGGCAAAGAAACAGAGGGAAACCAGAAGAGAAGAAAAGCTGGAAAGACTGCCAAGACATCTCATACTGGCAAGGTGGGAAGGGTGTAATTACAAGAAGAGAAGAGCTGCCACTTAGTAACCACAAAGGTCTTGGTACAAGAAAGGGCTGGGGACCAGGAATGAACAGGCCGTAGGGAAGTcagcaaaaaaatgcagtccacaaATGTCTACAAGCTGACCAACGGGGGTGATACACTGGAGAAACTAGGTAAAGAAAGACTCTCCAATTCCAATCCAAATTATAAGCATCATCTACAAGAGTTCAGCAAGAACACTGGACACACATCAAATATGGACTAAACACAGAGTCTAAAAATGAGACTATCCAGTGTTCATCCATACAGGAAGGGAGAAGCTGGTGCAGTAAGGGGTTGCAATGCTCTCTGACAGCATCTGACCACCTATAATAATTAAAGATTTGAATCTTGTCTATGAAATTACTTAATCAATAATGAGGACTGGAAGACTTACCATGCAGAAGAGGGAAATTGGGGTGGTGAGGTGTATGTCTCGATGGGAGAAATCTAGACCATTAAAAGAGCGGTTACCCTCGTACATCGATTCACGGGGTAATGCAGTTATCATACTTTGGTTTAAATatttattgtctgggttttatacCAATGATGCTAACATGGATATAATAACTCTATATGGATGTAGtggagtttaccttgacccaTGAAAAATTCCTGCTATCGTTTCATGAATACTATGCAAATGTGGTTTATCATCATAAATATTACTATGCCAATACATTAATTGTCTGATAATATTCCATtgtaattatatgtataccgattATGTTCAACTGGTTTTCACAACTCTATATGGTTGTAATGAAGTATACCAGGTCAACAAAGCAATTACAAAAGGCCAATAAGCCCATAAGAGGAAGATCTTATTTATCTCTATCAAAgaatgtctgtctgcctgcctgttcaaggttggaggccagacaattggggctagtctcacccaaccttgcagggggaatggtctgtgATACGGAACAGACATAGGCTAGTCAGGGCTGGCCCACGTTAAATGCGTCAAGAAAGATTTGCATTTACAGAGACCACCATGTGATTTTAATGGCATCAAATAtgaaatatttcttatgctttccCTACAGATTTTAGTCCTTCACAGTAATATATTGTCTGAGAGACCCATGTAGTTATTTCAATGCTTCTTAATAATAAATTCTATGAGAAGGGGAagtgggggggaagaggggatcaaggaggaagggggagatgaGGAGAAGGAAAGGAAAAGGTGGaatgagggggaggaagaggcatGGGTGCAGTCAGGAACCTACCTACCTCCCCCACTGTAGTGCCAATATGTTGACCTGTATGATTGCCTGATCTTCTCTATGGATTTACAGGAGCTTACCTTAGGAAGCATCCTAATATAACATCTAAGAAATTATGCCGACTATCTCCATCAGTGTTAACAATATTAAAGAACATGTTTCCTATTAACAAAATGTCAAACTATTGTTCCAGTTTTAGAAGAATGTCCAAAATTCAAAAAAAATTCTAGCTTTTCTTTCTAAAACAAGAAGTTCAAAAAACTACTACCTAAAGTTCGTAGGTGTTGGCTGAATTTAAGATAAGCTTAACATGCAACTTTCAAATAAACCATAAAACCAATAAAATATGATCTATGATTTTCATAACAAATGAAactatgaattttataactacagaATGATGGCGACTTACAGGTATAAAAGCATGGCGATGCAGACAACTACCATGAACCTGGAGAGTGTTGAAtagaagtaaacaattgacagaagAACCAGCATTCGTGACAGGACATAGATCCAATCTAACCAATCACGGCCCATTCCTTCATCGTCGTCATCATCCTCCACTTCACCACCTGTTACAAAAGGAGTAAACCATTATAGCATAACATGAATATCATTTACAAATTGCATTAAAAGTCTGATCCCACTTTGCCTATGTACAAGATGAAAATATTGGTGAAATTATGAATGCTAAAATAATGAATATCAGGCAGCAGTGTTAAGAATATAGGATATCTATTATTTCATAAGATTCAGTGTGTGTGCTcaattacctaattgtacttacaagatgagagctatgtttgtggtgtcccatcttcacaGTACTCCATCATATGACACACTGAAACTAGACAGTTTTGGCATTCACCGCCTTCTTGCTTAACTTGTTGCAACTGTctgccactctgtttgcaaaagagaactttcttttattttttcagcacctttgtttcctcaGTTTCAATTTACAGTATATccacttgttcttgaagttgcaggtttcaagaattccCCTTTGTCAATTGTACTGATTCCTGTTATTAATATGTATGTAgcctctttcttctatcttctagctttggcatatttaacatcTCTAGCTTCTCTTCATAGCTcgtttttcagttccagaagccatttcataacatgtctttgcatcttttccattATATTGATGAACTTCTTGAGATATgaacaccatacaaccactgcatattccaattttggtctcccatgtcatgaacaatttctatatttcaccatccatgtatttaaaaatgATTCTTAAGTTGGAAAGTGTAGCATATGCTCCTTGCACAACGGTCTTACCTGTGTTCTTAGCTAGAATTTGGTGCCaaaaaatttacaaaaatatttaaaaatataaaattccAGAGTGATTTGGTATTAAAATGTGTGCAATAGTGTTCTATGGTTTCCGATAATAAAAAGGGTTTTGGTCTGGTAACCAAAGCTGCCCATGCCCCAGGACATACAGGCAAGTTAGTACGAGGAATAAATCCGTCACAGAAGTTGAAGTGGCCAGAGTCTTGAGTCTTAAAAGAAGGACAGTTTGATATGCTACGTTTATGCAAgatgaagatgaaaaggaaacgaGATGAAATTTTTTATATAAAGTGAAAAAGTACTATACAGCCAatgaaagtactgtactgtatatatatatttaccttgTGCATTCATTCTAATCTGCTgtggttgttgctgctgctgttgtgctagttcattctgatcttgctgctgctgcagctgctcatGCTGGTCTAGAGTGGGTTGTGGTGAGGTAAGTGTAGGTGCTGCAGTTGTGGTGGCTGTGGCCGGGTTCGGTGGTGTAGGCAATTGCACCATCTGCTGTGGCCAAGCaatccctccaacaccaccacccatctgCATACTgcaaataaaaacaaaattagACACTGGACAAATTATATGGGCTCATTTAAACATTTCTACCTCTAAGGTTTACTAATACATTTAGCCATACAAATTACAAAGCTAGCAAATCTAGCCAAGGGATATAGTAATACTATGGCATatgtaaaaaaaacaaaatatcagTATCATTAACATACGGTAATATTTTAATAAAACTGGTCAAGgagtaaaaataatataatttgaCAAAACTTACTATTGTATGTATGCCATGTAATGTGCATACATCTGCTGCATAGCAGCCATCTGCTGCATAGGATCTGTACTGGCCTGAAGTACACCAACTGGAATTTGGGATTGGGATGGATACGCAGAAGTGGCATCTATACTCTGTGATGTTGGTACAGACGCTTCATTACTGTTGGCCACATTCCGACGCCGAAGCCCATCTGAGGATTGAACAGTACATTTAAATATACAAAAGTAAGTTATCAAGAAATCAGCTACAAGCTTAATGGTGTACTGTACTATAACACAAAGTGAGTTACCACTGGTACACAAAATGAAGGAGCACAATCAACTAGTGATGTAAATTCTGCTTTAACTAATTCAGACAAGTGCAGGTTTTATACTTTGATAATTTAGTTTTGTTCTTAAAAAAGACTATCCACAATAAATACACCATCTCCTCTCCCATAAAAAAAGTTAGGGATCAAAAGTCGATGTACAGCATATATGTAAATGAACAAGTGGTTATTCTGTGGTGGATTGAGaacctcttctgtctcccagcacTATTTTTCACATTTTTGAGCAGTGTTATTATTTAGTTTATTATATACAGTTGAGATAAGAATGAAGATTGGTGCAATGTGGGGTACAGCCTGTGTACAAAGACCTGTACTTTACAATTTATACAGATTTTACTTGGCCCTTAAATATTAGTGATTAATGTATATTTGAAAGTTCGATATCAGACTGAAGCCTGAAAGATCCTAACAGTCAAATGCAGTGAGTCTGATATGTAGGCTGATCTAACTTGCCCAAGATCATGTATGACACCTGTGTATAAAGCAAGTAGTACATCTGCTAATTAATCCTCATCTACGCTTCAGCTTCATGAAAATTCAAATGTGATCCATTGAAATACGCAACAATAGTAGATTGATGCAAAAAGTATTATTTGTAATACCAGATTAATTATAATACTGTATAACAAATAAgaaaatgaatattattatatatatatatatatatatatatatatatactgtatatatatatatatatatatatatatatatatatatatatatatatatatatatatatatgtgatagtcttcttgtttatatatatatatatatatatatatatatatatatatatatatatgtttatatatatatatatatatatatatatatatatatatatatatatgctgtgatAGTCTTCTTGTTTTATTTTCTTAagagtgagtgtatgtgtgtgttatatatatatatatatatatatatatatatatatatatatatatatatatatatatatatatatatatatatatatatatatatatatatatatataacacacacatacactcactctTAAGAAAATAAAACAAGAAGACTATCACAGCATCTGCATAATATTAACTAGACATATAGGGTACAGTAATGAAAAACAAAGGTAATTGTGAGAGAAAAGCAATGTTATGATTATAATTATAGACAAAAGACCCTAAAATGAACCGGAAAAGACACTATATAAGCATATTGACTCATCAATTTGTTTTATACAGAATGTGTGTATTGTACATGTAAATCCCTTACCAGTTGAATCATTATTTACTGAGGTGTCCTGTGGAGATCCAACTTGCTGAGGGACCACTCTATCTGCATCTTGGTTTGAACTCATTTCTGGCAGCACCTGTTGAGGTGACTGTCTACCAGCTGGTGAAGACCCAGGTGAAGACTGTCCTCTTTGAGTGCCAGAGGGCGTCGTTTGCGAACTTGTCGTGTGTGGAGATTTACGTTTTGGTGAACAAACAAGGTGGATTGTGTAAGCGTTATTTTCGGTAGGATGTCGCAAAACGTTTCGTAACAGTAAATTGTCGAGCAGTAATTGGCCAGAATAGATGAGGCGCTGTTCATCCACTTTCTGTAAATATTGGACGAGGTATAATTTTAATAAAGTAATTTTTAATAAGTATATTGTAGACAATTTTAAATATTTCTGTGGTTCTCCAGTCAAAACTAGATAAGAAAAAACCCATATGTCTAAAATATCCTAGCCACACTGCCAACATTGTGAAAAAAAACTGTTTACCATGTCCAGTTAACATGCATAAACAGGTACAGGATATTCTTAAATTATCCTATTGGCTTtaaaacccatacacacactcagtaAAATGATCATACATAGATATATCCATATATAACGCCTCACCAATGAAGCCATGGTGTGAGAAGCTAACTGTATTTCAGTGAAAGAGTATGGGAGAATACCAATACTGTACAGTGTACTCCATCAATCCATGTCATTATAGTTtcttaccttgtgcttcaaactcacactgtatcttgtgctacccactcccccaatattagtactgtacTTAAGACACGTCTTCACCAGTGTAATCGCCTgtcaatttatattatatttaaatgTTGATACAGTATAAATTTgttacaatgtaccttttcatcttacctgatatgttagattaaggacctgcctgaaacactatgcatgttagtggctttgcaagaatgtaaaataccaattttatgtaatctcacaaacctaTTGTATCTacatgtaaataataataataataataataataataaattattattactcaATTGACCAATTTTATACCAGACCCCTTCCACAATAACCAAACTTGTGTAGTAATTGAAGTTTACTCTGTTTTAGTATTTACAACATAATTTTGGTTATTGAAATAATTTTTGTGACATTTTGGTACCATAATcacctctttttttctttaacttTACTTTGGTCCATTAAATACATCAATCCTTTATTCAGAGCAATTTGACACACCGAGATCTGGATTTTGGAGGAAATTCTATATTGTATTAAAACAATGTacccccttgcccccccccccaaaaaaaaaaatgggaacTATAATGCCCCCCCCCCTAGCAATAAAGTACATTTTAgccttatatataaataaacctgAGCATATGCACACTTTTAAACCTGCACGTCTGCAGGAGAACTGTATATTTACATAAATCCATGGTAAGACAGACGTCATTTGTCATCAACATTTATTAATCCATGGCTGAATGTGGACATCCTGAGTTTGTGTCAAACCATTGACAGTTAAGGCTATTAGTCTAGATCAATCTACTGGTGGATAAGGGCATCACCAGATGGTATCAACCCACTGATGCAGAAGGGCATCACCAAATAGTATCAATCCACTCGTGGATAAGGGCATCACCACATGGTATCACTCCACTGGTGGATAAGGGTTTCTTCAGACTGTACTTATCCATTGCTCAATGGTCATCTCCTCAATATGCTTATACAACCTTCACTCTGGCTTttcttaccaaaaatatgcaatacaaCTTTTTGCAACTACAGCACTATATTGTCTCACAGATGATGACAAGTGTATATATATGGGAGTCTTGTGTTGGCAGCTTACCTGCAGCTGGTGCGTCATGTGCACTACTCCCGCAGGTGCTCACAACACCTGGCTCGTTCCCATTACATGTTGCCACATTACAAATATTGTTAGTACTGTACAAGCACATACAGTAATCTGAAGAttttcaaccaaaatgttaggcacATACAATGTGTCTTCAgtgtaaatatttattaaaatggaAGACATTGATGGAATAATAATTTAAAGAGAATATGGTAACTTTTaattatgcaaatacagtataattttttttatttagatccaattactgtacagtattttcatTTGGCTGAAACTTTTACTTTTCCTTTCTTGTAAGACTTTGCTTATCCTTCCCATGAAACTAATTGAAAAATCATATAGTTGCTCACAGCACACATTTTGCTTGTAAATATATACTTGGTAATCCCTCATTTGATATTGTTAAAAGTTGCACGATTCCTAGTCTGGCTGCCCAGTGGCACAGCCAGCACTGGCTGTGCCACTGGGTAGACATTGACCATGGGCCAGACATGGTCCTCATGTTTTTAGCAAGGCCCTAGAAGCAATGTGAGGGGACTAGGGATTTTTGTTTAAGATGGGGGAATGGTTACTGGAGGCCTGAGGAAGCAAATCCGAGAATTGTGTATGTGTGGGAATTTTAAATCTTGTGCAGTACAGTAATACTTCACCTAATATGATGTGCAGTTTGAGCATATTTAGCCCCACCCCCCCTCTTCACCTGATGGGATGCACAGTCAAAGGATTAAATCTGAAAATTATTCTTTACACGAATTTCCACACTTTGGAGGGTCTCATTAAGTGTCTCAATGCTCAACTATACAGTACTGtggttctaaaaaaaaaaattattacttAC from Procambarus clarkii isolate CNS0578487 chromosome 32, FALCON_Pclarkii_2.0, whole genome shotgun sequence includes the following:
- the LOC138370623 gene encoding homocysteine-responsive endoplasmic reticulum-resident ubiquitin-like domain member 2 protein isoform X2, coding for MEGSVTLIIKAANQSVPDQHMNCDLDWSVLYLKDHLSSAHPSKPKVDEQRLIYSGQLLLDNLLLRNVLRHPTENNAYTIHLVCSPKRKSPHTTSSQTTPSGTQRGQSSPGSSPAGRQSPQQVLPEMSSNQDADRVVPQQVGSPQDTSVNNDSTDGLRRRNVANSNEASVPTSQSIDATSAYPSQSQIPVGVLQASTDPMQQMAAMQQMYAHYMAYIQYMQMGGGVGGIAWPQQMVQLPTPPNPATATTTAAPTLTSPQPTLDQHEQLQQQQDQNELAQQQQQQPQQIRMNAQGGEVEDDDDDEGMGRDWLDWIYVLSRMLVLLSIVYFYSTLSRFMVVVCIAMLLYLYQAGWFRPARRIEQPQLAENDVNNIQDDRNNNVNNNNNNNEIPEEIRNPEEPLIDVNEDNEVNNEATERVVEEIPVRPSILALSWTFLTAFFTSLIPEQPQAI
- the LOC138370623 gene encoding homocysteine-responsive endoplasmic reticulum-resident ubiquitin-like domain member 2 protein isoform X1, with product MSRLTDMEGSVTLIIKAANQSVPDQHMNCDLDWSVLYLKDHLSSAHPSKPKVDEQRLIYSGQLLLDNLLLRNVLRHPTENNAYTIHLVCSPKRKSPHTTSSQTTPSGTQRGQSSPGSSPAGRQSPQQVLPEMSSNQDADRVVPQQVGSPQDTSVNNDSTDGLRRRNVANSNEASVPTSQSIDATSAYPSQSQIPVGVLQASTDPMQQMAAMQQMYAHYMAYIQYMQMGGGVGGIAWPQQMVQLPTPPNPATATTTAAPTLTSPQPTLDQHEQLQQQQDQNELAQQQQQQPQQIRMNAQGGEVEDDDDDEGMGRDWLDWIYVLSRMLVLLSIVYFYSTLSRFMVVVCIAMLLYLYQAGWFRPARRIEQPQLAENDVNNIQDDRNNNVNNNNNNNEIPEEIRNPEEPLIDVNEDNEVNNEATERVVEEIPVRPSILALSWTFLTAFFTSLIPEQPQAI